One genomic segment of Gemmatimonadota bacterium includes these proteins:
- a CDS encoding ABC transporter ATP-binding protein, giving the protein MAGRIVFDHVWKRFHRGPAHDSLRDLIPALARRAVGRGRQREELEEGDFWAVRDVDFEVLPGQALGIIGGNGAGKSTTLKLLTKILGPTRGTARVEGRVGSLIEVSAGFHPDLSGRENVFLQGAIMGMPQKLIRERFDDIVDFSGISAFIDTPVKRYSSGMNARLGFSIAVHLEPDVLIIDEVLSVGDAQFQQLAFERITALVRGNIPVVIVSHQLDRIVELCSECILLKQGQVAFRGDPARAVQEHLHGGSNVATATDVEAESIGVVLHELRVSSEGPVVSGARLPIVLRGAVTHPAPPPHLEVELVLVDAAANQRVWFENLHNLKAHPDRSGAFEVTFDLQVNVPAGLYRLETVLWHDQRQLVLGQGPSRMFQVVPGAPFSGTHQLNATARLG; this is encoded by the coding sequence ATGGCCGGCCGGATCGTGTTCGACCATGTCTGGAAGCGCTTCCATCGCGGCCCCGCCCATGACTCGTTGCGTGACCTGATCCCGGCATTGGCCAGGCGCGCCGTCGGCCGCGGTCGTCAACGCGAGGAGTTGGAAGAGGGTGATTTCTGGGCGGTACGCGACGTCGACTTCGAAGTGTTGCCGGGGCAGGCACTCGGCATCATCGGGGGCAACGGCGCCGGCAAGAGCACCACGCTGAAGCTGCTGACCAAGATCCTCGGGCCGACGCGCGGCACGGCGCGGGTCGAGGGTCGGGTCGGCTCGCTGATCGAGGTCTCGGCAGGCTTTCACCCCGATCTCTCCGGGCGGGAGAACGTCTTCCTGCAGGGCGCGATCATGGGCATGCCGCAGAAGCTGATCCGCGAGCGCTTCGACGACATCGTCGACTTCTCGGGGATCAGCGCCTTCATCGACACGCCGGTCAAGCGCTATTCCAGCGGAATGAATGCCCGCCTCGGCTTCTCGATTGCCGTCCACCTCGAGCCCGACGTGCTGATCATCGACGAGGTGCTGTCGGTCGGTGACGCGCAGTTCCAGCAGCTCGCCTTCGAACGGATCACGGCACTGGTGCGCGGCAATATCCCGGTCGTGATCGTCTCGCACCAGCTCGACCGCATCGTGGAGCTCTGCAGCGAGTGCATCCTCCTCAAGCAGGGGCAGGTGGCCTTCCGGGGCGATCCGGCGCGTGCCGTCCAGGAGCACCTCCATGGCGGCAGCAACGTGGCGACGGCGACCGACGTCGAGGCGGAGTCCATCGGTGTGGTCCTGCACGAGCTGCGCGTCTCCAGCGAGGGCCCGGTGGTTTCGGGAGCGCGATTGCCGATCGTGCTGCGCGGCGCGGTCACCCATCCCGCACCGCCACCGCACCTCGAGGTGGAACTGGTGCTGGTGGATGCCGCCGCGAATCAGCGCGTCTGGTTCGAGAACCTGCACAACCTCAAGGCGCACCCCGATCGGTCCGGTGCCTTCGAGGTGACTTTTGATTTGCAGGTGAACGTTCCGGCCGGCCTGTATCGACTGGAGACCGTCCTCTGGCACGACCAGCGGCAATTGGTGCTGGGCCAAGGGCCGAGTCGCATGTTCCAGGTGGTCCCTGGGGCACCGTTCAGCGGCACGCACCAGCTCAATGCCACAGCGCGCCTCGGCTAA
- a CDS encoding ABC transporter permease, giving the protein MTTRRADGVATIVRDLWTSRELIDQLVRRDVRLRYRQAIMGFAWALLMPALTIAAGLVIKGALARGGGETPSLAGIALKSWAWAFFAGAMNFATMSLLSNISLVTKIWFPREVLPVSAVLAQCVDSFVGLVILALIAPLLGMTLGWSILWLPVLLLLLLSFTTGLAFLFACANIFFRDVKYILQVLLTFGIFFTPVLMEPSQMGRYAELVMMNPLSPILEGLRLAVTAGHNLLTPLDIAGVAAWRPWWLGYSAIWSFTLLWAGLRFFRGSAARFAEAY; this is encoded by the coding sequence GTGACCACGCGCCGAGCTGACGGCGTCGCCACGATCGTCCGCGACCTCTGGACCTCGCGCGAGCTGATCGACCAACTGGTGCGACGCGACGTTCGGTTGCGCTATCGCCAGGCCATCATGGGCTTCGCGTGGGCGTTGCTGATGCCGGCGCTGACGATCGCCGCAGGTCTGGTGATCAAGGGTGCCCTCGCGCGCGGCGGAGGCGAGACCCCCTCGCTGGCCGGCATCGCACTCAAGTCCTGGGCGTGGGCCTTCTTCGCCGGCGCGATGAACTTCGCGACAATGTCCCTGCTGTCGAACATCTCGCTCGTCACCAAGATCTGGTTCCCGCGCGAGGTGCTGCCGGTCAGCGCCGTGCTGGCGCAGTGTGTCGACTCGTTCGTGGGCTTGGTCATTCTCGCCCTGATTGCGCCGCTGCTCGGAATGACCCTCGGCTGGTCGATTCTCTGGCTGCCGGTGCTGCTCCTGCTGCTGCTCTCCTTCACCACTGGACTCGCCTTCCTCTTTGCCTGCGCCAACATCTTCTTCCGCGACGTCAAGTACATCCTGCAGGTGCTGCTGACGTTCGGGATCTTCTTCACGCCCGTGCTGATGGAGCCGTCACAGATGGGGCGCTACGCGGAACTGGTGATGATGAATCCGCTGTCGCCCATCCTTGAAGGGCTGCGACTCGCGGTGACGGCCGGACACAATCTGTTGACGCCGCTCGACATTGCGGGCGTCGCGGCCTGGCGCCCCTGGTGGCTCGGCTATTCGGCGATCTGGTCGTTCACGTTGCTCTGGGCCGGCCTGCGCTTTTTCCGCGGCAGTGCCGCCCGTTTCGCGGAGGCGTACTAG
- a CDS encoding glycosyltransferase family 4 protein yields the protein MFTIGYYDDSAGHGGTTQYLVELLSALDRRRFRPVVFSPSPSGWHEQVIALGAEVVVGPPRGVAVPAAAPPSPGPPLRPTARPPAGILTSLRQAAAWHRGLRREIASIAGLFRRCPVDLLHSNNVGEEAAPIAARVAAVPRVVGTLHVDPSYDLLGEHDAPRYRALQRRSLTALDLAIAVSRSTASMWRHHLGLTPTDPPHTVVIPNGIRLDRLARRRDVAAAKAALGLPATDLVIGSIGRLDYAKGYIDLIEALPAVVAAVPEVRFVHAGQGPLAETLRREATRLGIAERITWLGFRPDVRDLLEAADVYVQPSWCEAQGLGVLEAAALSVPVVATAVGGLPETLDNGEAGWLASPRDPAALAQRLIEALQSPELRRRHATALLDRVHRLYTQDSMVTTTMAQYDRLLSEIA from the coding sequence GTGTTTACCATTGGCTACTACGACGACAGCGCGGGGCACGGCGGCACCACGCAGTACCTGGTGGAGCTGCTCTCGGCTCTTGACCGCCGCCGCTTCCGGCCGGTCGTGTTCTCGCCGTCCCCCTCGGGCTGGCACGAGCAGGTCATCGCGCTCGGCGCCGAGGTCGTTGTTGGCCCGCCCCGCGGAGTCGCGGTGCCGGCCGCAGCGCCTCCCTCGCCAGGGCCTCCCCTCCGGCCAACCGCCCGTCCTCCCGCAGGCATCCTCACCTCCCTTCGGCAGGCGGCAGCTTGGCATCGCGGACTCCGCCGGGAAATTGCCTCGATTGCCGGGCTCTTCCGCCGCTGTCCAGTGGACCTGCTGCACTCGAACAATGTCGGCGAAGAGGCGGCGCCGATCGCGGCACGTGTCGCCGCGGTTCCACGCGTCGTGGGCACCCTCCATGTCGACCCAAGCTATGACTTGCTCGGCGAGCACGATGCCCCCCGCTATCGGGCTCTCCAGCGCCGTTCCCTGACCGCGCTCGACCTCGCGATCGCCGTGTCACGCAGCACGGCCAGCATGTGGCGGCACCATCTCGGGTTGACGCCCACCGATCCGCCGCACACTGTGGTGATCCCCAATGGCATCCGGCTGGACCGGCTCGCCCGACGCCGCGACGTGGCTGCGGCAAAGGCCGCGCTCGGGCTCCCGGCTACCGACCTGGTAATCGGCAGCATCGGCCGCCTCGACTACGCCAAGGGCTACATCGACCTGATCGAGGCGTTGCCGGCCGTGGTCGCCGCTGTCCCCGAGGTGCGGTTCGTGCATGCCGGGCAAGGGCCGCTCGCCGAGACGTTGCGGCGGGAGGCGACACGGCTTGGCATCGCGGAACGGATCACCTGGCTCGGCTTCCGGCCCGACGTCCGCGACCTCCTGGAGGCCGCAGACGTGTATGTTCAGCCGTCGTGGTGCGAGGCGCAGGGCCTCGGCGTCCTCGAAGCGGCGGCCTTGAGTGTCCCGGTGGTGGCGACCGCGGTCGGGGGCTTGCCCGAGACGTTGGACAATGGCGAGGCGGGCTGGCTGGCCTCGCCCCGTGACCCCGCCGCGCTCGCCCAGCGATTGATCGAGGCGTTGCAGTCGCCAGAGCTGCGCCGCCGCCACGCCACCGCACTGCTGGACCGCGTGCACCGCCTCTACACCCAGGATTCCATGGTGACCACGACAATGGCGCAGTACGATCGCCTGCTCTCGGAGATCGCGTGA
- a CDS encoding glycosyltransferase: MIGRPGTVGVVIPTFNRPDLVVLAVASVQAQQRPAERIVVVDDGGTTPMPEALRALESAGRVTLLRVENGGTARARNAGAAVVDTDYLLFLDDDDTLYPEALGGLAAILDAHPEATASTGGGCRRFGDTPPRPPEWPCTEPLDFETLLRGNALFNSATMVRREAFVRVGGFEAAVPLAEDWDLWLKLSQLGPIMPSETVAIEYYVHGGNATRSSKVPRMAITLATHYWPRLAPDVRHRVGPALSAYLIGHYARDLGWYSLRSARHGHLADASREFSALGQLTWLALRSSEGRRAIWQEIRAISR, translated from the coding sequence ATGATCGGTCGGCCAGGCACTGTCGGCGTGGTGATCCCGACCTTCAATCGCCCGGACCTGGTCGTCCTGGCCGTGGCCTCGGTGCAGGCGCAACAGCGCCCAGCCGAGCGGATCGTGGTGGTGGACGACGGGGGGACCACGCCGATGCCCGAGGCACTGCGCGCCTTGGAGTCCGCGGGTCGTGTCACCCTGCTCCGCGTCGAGAACGGCGGCACGGCGCGCGCGCGCAACGCCGGGGCGGCGGTCGTCGATACCGACTACCTCCTCTTCCTGGACGACGACGACACGCTCTATCCCGAGGCTCTGGGTGGGCTCGCCGCCATCCTCGATGCACACCCGGAGGCCACCGCATCCACCGGCGGCGGCTGCCGTCGGTTCGGTGACACTCCGCCCCGCCCGCCGGAGTGGCCATGCACCGAGCCGCTGGATTTTGAGACCCTCCTGCGGGGCAATGCCCTCTTCAATTCGGCGACCATGGTCCGGCGGGAGGCCTTCGTCCGCGTCGGAGGCTTCGAGGCCGCCGTGCCGCTCGCCGAAGATTGGGATCTCTGGCTCAAGCTGTCGCAGCTCGGCCCGATCATGCCATCGGAAACCGTGGCCATCGAGTACTACGTCCACGGCGGCAATGCCACGCGGTCAAGCAAGGTGCCGCGGATGGCCATCACGCTGGCAACACACTATTGGCCCAGGCTCGCCCCCGACGTGCGCCACCGGGTTGGCCCCGCCCTGTCCGCCTATCTGATCGGCCACTATGCGCGCGATCTCGGCTGGTACTCGCTGCGTTCGGCGCGCCATGGCCATCTCGCCGATGCATCACGCGAATTCAGCGCCCTCGGGCAACTGACGTGGCTCGCCCTCCGCTCCTCCGAGGGGCGCCGGGCAATCTGGCAAGAGATTCGCGCAATCAGTCGTTAG
- a CDS encoding glycosyltransferase family 39 protein: MTPAIPPIAEPAPTASSTLSWSRSALGVLALVLALGCFVAWRARAAVLTIGGDDATYLTLAQSLSTGHYRDEFLVGTPPHAQYPPGYPLWLLLIRLVAGSSLDAAFGANILLVALTALLAADAMRRLGSPRLGVVSAAMVVFNPHLMMLASELRSEVLFVALSAVALWASLRAGANATRGAALLACTAAVAAFLTRSVGITVIPAVIAALLAGRQWRRAALGAVAAGVVTVGWFRYTAWAASQSIGHSYANDLARLAAPNAAADVAQRALVNLEYYFVRLAAVPFGLPDLPNQPLDNGILGGLLLVLMAVGGWSLRRRWPALPLYLAMSLGVLLLFPWAFTRFVTALYPWLAICALLGIWQLLDRATRGRGERAALVFGVGVACCAVVTQAEAARLAQSCRATGPYADPRCYDPETRGVITAIRYIAEMLPADAIVATSKPSTVFVMSGRRTVPLDPLAGTAAPLSFTSDFPATHLLLTRLMPYESGRIAPRLRAACTSLTLLHASPPALVIGPRRPGDGAPDACTGLDRYLADTQPNYERSPR; encoded by the coding sequence ATGACCCCCGCCATCCCCCCGATCGCCGAGCCTGCCCCGACTGCGTCTTCCACGCTGTCGTGGTCACGCTCGGCCCTCGGCGTCCTCGCGCTCGTCCTCGCGCTGGGGTGCTTCGTAGCGTGGAGAGCGCGGGCAGCGGTCCTTACCATCGGCGGCGATGACGCCACCTATCTGACCCTGGCGCAGTCGCTGAGCACTGGGCACTATCGCGACGAATTCCTCGTCGGGACGCCGCCGCATGCACAGTACCCTCCCGGCTACCCACTCTGGCTCCTGCTGATCCGGCTCGTCGCAGGGTCCAGCCTCGACGCCGCCTTCGGCGCCAACATCCTCTTGGTGGCGCTCACGGCCCTGCTCGCCGCTGATGCGATGCGTCGGCTGGGATCTCCGCGCCTCGGCGTCGTGAGCGCGGCGATGGTGGTGTTCAACCCGCACCTGATGATGCTCGCATCCGAACTGCGCTCCGAAGTCCTCTTCGTCGCCTTGAGCGCGGTGGCACTCTGGGCTTCGCTGCGCGCCGGGGCGAACGCCACGCGCGGTGCGGCCCTGCTCGCGTGCACTGCCGCGGTGGCGGCGTTTCTGACACGATCGGTGGGCATCACGGTAATCCCGGCCGTGATCGCGGCTCTGCTGGCTGGTCGCCAATGGCGGCGCGCCGCCTTGGGTGCGGTGGCCGCCGGCGTCGTGACGGTCGGCTGGTTCCGGTACACCGCCTGGGCCGCCAGCCAATCAATCGGCCACTCCTACGCCAACGACCTGGCCCGCCTCGCCGCCCCGAACGCGGCAGCGGACGTGGCACAGCGGGCCCTCGTCAACCTCGAGTACTATTTCGTCCGCCTTGCCGCCGTCCCGTTCGGACTGCCGGACCTGCCCAACCAACCACTCGACAACGGGATCCTCGGCGGCCTGCTGCTCGTCCTGATGGCCGTCGGAGGGTGGTCACTGCGCCGGCGCTGGCCGGCGTTGCCGCTCTACCTGGCGATGTCCCTCGGGGTGCTGCTGCTCTTCCCTTGGGCATTCACTCGCTTCGTGACGGCGCTCTACCCGTGGCTGGCCATCTGCGCGCTGCTCGGCATATGGCAACTGCTCGACCGCGCCACCCGCGGACGCGGCGAACGCGCCGCCCTGGTCTTCGGGGTGGGGGTGGCGTGTTGTGCCGTGGTGACCCAAGCCGAAGCGGCGCGCCTGGCGCAGTCGTGTCGCGCGACCGGGCCGTATGCAGACCCTCGCTGCTACGATCCCGAGACGCGCGGGGTCATCACCGCGATCCGTTACATCGCAGAGATGCTCCCGGCGGATGCCATCGTCGCCACCTCGAAGCCGTCCACGGTGTTTGTCATGAGTGGACGGCGCACGGTGCCGCTCGATCCGCTCGCGGGGACCGCTGCCCCGTTGTCGTTTACCAGCGACTTCCCAGCCACCCACCTTCTGCTGACTCGCCTGATGCCGTACGAGTCAGGGCGGATCGCGCCGCGGCTGCGGGCGGCGTGCACGAGTTTGACCCTTCTCCACGCCTCACCCCCGGCGCTGGTGATCGGTCCCCGGCGCCCCGGGGACGGCGCCCCCGACGCCTGCAC
- a CDS encoding FkbM family methyltransferase: MPLGVRHLMKSLLRRVGVRYRPVGRDRLLEVRGVDAEQRRVDRTDWMATEHLVGLLRRYQIDTVLDVGANEGQFGAALRDGGYAGRLISFEPASPTRARLAARAAADPLWEVQGCALGDADTTVELTLRSASTLTSLLTPDLTSDLIAPSAWDAVGTERVPVRRLDTLWDELSLPRDGRRVFLKVDAQGYDETVLAGASAVLQYLRGVQTEVAFLAIYQGEVSYHHRLQSLERAGFALSGLFGVVWEPGTDRLAEGDAILLHLDVE, translated from the coding sequence ATGCCGCTCGGCGTTCGTCACCTGATGAAATCGTTGCTGCGTCGGGTCGGCGTCAGGTATCGCCCGGTCGGTCGGGATCGTCTCCTCGAAGTTCGCGGCGTCGATGCCGAGCAGCGGCGTGTCGACCGGACGGACTGGATGGCGACCGAACACCTGGTCGGACTGCTCCGGCGCTACCAGATCGACACGGTTCTCGATGTCGGCGCGAACGAGGGACAGTTCGGTGCCGCCCTCCGGGACGGAGGCTACGCCGGCCGGCTGATCTCATTCGAGCCGGCCAGCCCGACGCGGGCCCGGTTGGCCGCGCGCGCGGCCGCCGATCCGCTGTGGGAGGTGCAAGGCTGCGCCCTCGGCGACGCCGACACCACCGTCGAATTGACGCTTCGGTCCGCGTCGACCCTGACCTCATTGCTGACCCCGGACCTGACGAGCGACCTGATCGCGCCGAGCGCCTGGGACGCCGTCGGAACCGAGCGTGTCCCGGTCCGGCGACTGGATACGCTCTGGGACGAACTCTCCCTGCCGCGTGATGGCCGCCGCGTCTTCCTGAAGGTGGATGCCCAGGGCTACGACGAAACGGTCCTGGCCGGCGCGAGCGCAGTGCTTCAGTACCTGCGTGGAGTGCAAACCGAGGTTGCCTTCCTCGCGATCTATCAGGGCGAAGTGTCCTACCATCATCGGCTCCAGTCCCTCGAACGCGCCGGCTTCGCGTTGAGTGGACTCTTCGGTGTCGTCTGGGAGCCGGGTACCGATCGGCTGGCCGAAGGCGACGCGATCCTCCTCCACCTCGACGTCGAATGA